A window from Listeria seeligeri serovar 1/2b str. SLCC3954 encodes these proteins:
- a CDS encoding carbohydrate kinase: MENNKTKMNEKEEIIFNSIRKNPYISQQELADILDLSRPTVANLISGLIKKGRILGKAYILNEAKQIVCIGGANVDRKFYIKDKAQLATSNPVRSTQSAGGVARNVGENLGRLGKEVILLTACGTDSDWEAVKNASNTYMNLDYVTAFPSIATGSYTAVLENNGDLLVALADMEAYDHLTPDVLAKNEGLLSQASAIIADLNCPKETLEYLGSFSEINAIPLVLVPVSSPKMSHLPERLDHVTWLICNRDESETHLGMTIASDEDWRLAAKKWLELGVENVIVTNGSKGAVAANKDEGVIFESAIVIEDIIDVTGAGDAFCSAVIYAWLERKSLQEILKTGSVNAARTLESEYTVRQNLSTSQLQKDLEEFK, from the coding sequence GTGGAAAACAATAAAACGAAAATGAACGAAAAGGAAGAGATAATTTTCAATTCCATCCGTAAAAATCCTTACATTTCTCAACAAGAGCTTGCTGATATTCTTGATTTATCGAGACCGACAGTTGCGAACCTTATATCTGGCCTGATTAAAAAAGGACGTATTTTAGGTAAAGCTTATATTTTAAATGAAGCAAAGCAAATTGTTTGTATAGGCGGGGCAAATGTTGATCGGAAATTTTATATTAAAGACAAGGCACAACTTGCTACGTCGAATCCGGTCAGGTCCACTCAAAGCGCTGGTGGAGTTGCCAGGAATGTTGGTGAAAATCTAGGAAGACTTGGAAAAGAAGTTATTTTACTTACTGCTTGTGGAACGGATTCTGACTGGGAAGCTGTAAAAAATGCTAGTAATACATACATGAATTTAGATTATGTCACTGCATTTCCGAGCATTGCAACAGGTTCTTACACGGCGGTACTTGAGAATAATGGTGACCTACTCGTAGCACTTGCAGACATGGAGGCATATGATCATCTGACGCCGGATGTGCTAGCGAAAAATGAAGGTTTACTTAGCCAAGCAAGCGCAATTATTGCTGACTTAAATTGTCCTAAAGAAACACTGGAATATCTAGGAAGTTTTTCTGAAATCAATGCTATTCCACTTGTTTTAGTCCCGGTATCCTCACCTAAAATGTCACATCTGCCAGAACGACTTGACCATGTAACTTGGCTAATCTGCAATCGAGACGAATCGGAAACCCACTTAGGGATGACGATTGCAAGTGATGAAGACTGGCGATTAGCTGCAAAGAAATGGCTTGAATTAGGAGTAGAAAATGTTATTGTCACTAATGGTAGCAAAGGTGCAGTAGCAGCAAATAAAGATGAAGGTGTTATTTTTGAATCAGCCATAGTCATTGAAGATATTATTGATGTGACAGGAGCAGGTGATGCATTTTGCTCCGCGGTCATCTATGCATGGCTAGAAAGAAAATCTTTGCAAGAAATTTTAAAAACAGGGAGCGTAAATGCTGCGCGAACGCTCGAATCAGAATATACCGTTCGCCAAAATTTATCAACATCTCAACTACAAAAAGATCTGGAGGAATTCAAATGA
- a CDS encoding glucosamine-6-phosphate deaminase, translating into MKLIKTKTYEEMSQQALEVVKQVIESNENPVINTTTGASFDGMFAGLVKGINAGEIPIEKVFLMNLDEYVAKRDASFTVYTYMHQKFYDLITKMPKRVELLDGSLDDFTDEIARYKQILKENQRDLQILGLGVNGHLGANEPGTPFDARLFLADSDESTIKSTIMYNNLKEDEAPSQMLTLGLADMMDAKQILVTASGERKAEAVKGLLEGPIDERCPASILRNHPNVVFIIDEAAGSLLTKH; encoded by the coding sequence ATGAAACTTATCAAAACAAAAACGTATGAAGAAATGTCACAACAAGCACTTGAAGTTGTGAAGCAAGTAATTGAATCAAATGAAAATCCAGTAATTAATACAACAACAGGGGCAAGTTTTGATGGTATGTTTGCTGGACTTGTAAAAGGAATCAACGCCGGCGAAATCCCAATCGAAAAAGTATTTTTAATGAATTTAGATGAATATGTGGCAAAACGAGATGCATCTTTTACTGTCTATACATATATGCATCAAAAATTTTACGATTTAATTACTAAAATGCCAAAAAGAGTCGAGCTGCTAGATGGAAGTTTGGATGATTTTACTGATGAAATTGCACGTTATAAACAAATTTTGAAAGAAAATCAACGTGATTTACAAATTTTAGGGTTAGGCGTAAATGGACATCTTGGGGCAAACGAACCTGGAACACCATTTGATGCACGCTTATTTTTAGCAGACAGTGATGAGTCAACTATAAAAAGTACTATCATGTACAATAATTTAAAAGAAGACGAAGCACCTTCACAAATGCTTACACTTGGTTTAGCGGATATGATGGACGCTAAACAAATTCTTGTGACTGCATCTGGAGAGCGTAAAGCTGAAGCAGTAAAAGGGCTATTAGAAGGACCGATAGACGAGCGTTGTCCGGCATCCATCTTGCGTAATCACCCAAATGTTGTGTTTATCATTGACGAGGCAGCAGGTTCATTACTTACTAAACATTAA
- a CDS encoding MDR family MFS transporter: MTKWLPSDLWIVVIGMVLLYTGLSFIWPFNMIYMTQELGMSTTDASLVLLINSGVGIVSSIIGGLIFDRFSGFISLTIGTIILVFSTASLCFFHGFPFFMWNLWAVGIAMGMVFSGLYAAAGLTHPTGGRTGFNAIYVAQNIGVAVGPLLAGLLAKQGMSHVYIGSFVFALVFAVYFFFFFHKIDWKSEKVTAETKHRKKGAKREFPTKLALWSFVLLLLTYLLCQLPHVQWQSNLSTYMTELKGVTASEYGNLWSLNGALIVLGQLILIPVVSRFKKYLLAQIYIGIFLFILSFAVAMNASVYSGFVLGMIFLTLGEMFAWPAIPTIAYQLAPKGAAGLYQGLVNGMATAARMLAPFVGAIVVQNLGGIKALFIGAFILLGFALISITLQQILQKKDQQEKAAMKVSVNQGE; encoded by the coding sequence ATGACGAAATGGTTACCAAGTGATTTATGGATTGTTGTTATTGGGATGGTGTTACTTTATACAGGGCTTTCGTTTATTTGGCCTTTTAATATGATTTACATGACGCAAGAATTAGGGATGTCGACAACCGATGCCTCACTAGTATTATTAATAAACTCCGGAGTAGGAATTGTTTCAAGCATTATTGGTGGGTTGATTTTTGACCGTTTCTCTGGCTTTATTTCGCTGACGATTGGGACGATAATACTCGTTTTTTCTACTGCGTCGCTATGTTTTTTTCATGGTTTTCCATTCTTTATGTGGAATTTATGGGCAGTCGGTATCGCGATGGGAATGGTTTTTTCTGGTCTTTATGCTGCAGCGGGATTAACGCATCCAACAGGTGGGAGAACCGGTTTTAATGCCATTTATGTTGCGCAAAATATTGGTGTCGCAGTTGGACCACTATTGGCAGGATTACTGGCAAAACAAGGAATGAGCCATGTTTATATTGGTTCTTTTGTTTTTGCTTTAGTTTTTGCTGTGTATTTTTTCTTTTTCTTCCATAAAATTGATTGGAAATCGGAAAAAGTGACTGCTGAAACGAAACATCGTAAAAAAGGAGCTAAGCGTGAATTTCCAACTAAATTAGCGCTCTGGTCTTTTGTGCTACTTTTACTTACCTATTTGCTCTGTCAACTTCCGCATGTACAGTGGCAATCAAATCTTTCTACTTATATGACGGAATTAAAAGGTGTGACAGCAAGCGAATACGGGAATTTATGGAGCCTAAATGGTGCGCTTATCGTACTAGGGCAATTAATCTTGATTCCTGTTGTTAGCAGATTTAAAAAATACTTGCTTGCTCAAATCTATATTGGCATTTTCTTGTTTATTTTATCATTTGCCGTAGCAATGAATGCTAGTGTTTATAGTGGATTTGTACTTGGAATGATTTTTCTAACGTTAGGAGAAATGTTTGCTTGGCCAGCTATTCCAACAATTGCCTACCAGTTAGCTCCAAAAGGGGCAGCTGGTTTATATCAAGGACTTGTTAACGGGATGGCGACCGCTGCTAGAATGCTTGCTCCATTTGTAGGCGCTATTGTCGTCCAAAACCTAGGCGGAATAAAAGCATTATTTATAGGCGCATTTATTTTACTAGGATTCGCATTAATTAGTATCACTTTACAACAAATTTTACAGAAAAAGGACCAACAAGAAAAAGCTGCAATGAAAGTTTCCGTAAATCAGGGGGAATAG
- a CDS encoding Cof-type HAD-IIB family hydrolase, with amino-acid sequence MTKKIVFVDVDGTLVNDDGLVPESARTAITKARNNGHRVYLCTGRSKPELYESILSIGFDGIIGAGGGYVEVDDQIIYHKKVANEDVVHMVDFFNKKKLDFYLESNGGLFASENLESHLNKLIYGDVENDPIAREKKQNNPHPFIESLTFGEPNLYRTDVNKACFLENKAVPFEEIKKEFSGKFEVMHCTVPIFGDDSGELMVPNIHKATAIELLLEHINRNQKDTIGIGDGMNDAEMLAFCEIGIAMGNAKEELKLLADEITNSVDEDGLFASFQKNGLI; translated from the coding sequence ATGACAAAGAAAATTGTATTTGTAGATGTAGACGGCACACTAGTGAATGATGATGGCTTAGTTCCAGAATCTGCTAGAACGGCAATTACAAAAGCACGTAACAATGGACACCGAGTTTATTTATGCACTGGACGTTCCAAACCAGAATTATACGAGTCCATTTTGTCGATTGGCTTTGATGGTATTATTGGAGCTGGTGGCGGTTACGTAGAAGTAGATGATCAAATTATTTACCATAAAAAAGTTGCAAATGAAGATGTCGTTCATATGGTAGATTTTTTCAATAAAAAGAAATTGGATTTTTATTTAGAATCAAACGGCGGCTTATTTGCTAGTGAAAATTTAGAGTCTCATTTAAATAAGTTAATTTATGGCGATGTGGAAAACGATCCAATCGCACGCGAAAAAAAGCAGAACAACCCGCATCCCTTTATCGAAAGCTTAACTTTTGGAGAACCAAACCTCTATAGAACAGACGTAAATAAAGCATGTTTTTTAGAAAATAAAGCTGTTCCATTTGAAGAAATTAAAAAAGAATTTAGCGGGAAATTTGAAGTGATGCACTGCACAGTTCCGATTTTTGGTGATGATAGTGGGGAATTAATGGTTCCGAATATTCATAAAGCGACCGCGATTGAGCTCTTGCTGGAACATATTAACAGAAATCAAAAAGACACAATCGGCATCGGTGATGGAATGAATGATGCAGAAATGCTCGCTTTTTGTGAAATAGGAATTGCGATGGGAAATGCGAAAGAAGAATTAAAACTCCTTGCTGATGAAATAACGAATTCTGTCGATGAAGATGGCTTATTTGCAAGTTTCCAGAAAAATGGTTTGATTTAA
- a CDS encoding Na+/H+ antiporter: MEIFELVLLMLSAVFLSNVLSRFLPSIAVPLIQVLLGIILAIPLGDHTMDLNPELFLLLFMAPILFNDGANTDKKSLWKNRKAILSLSIGLVFVTVGILGVFIHYLIPVIPFAAAFALAAALAPTDAVAVGALAEKVKVPHKVMHILEGESLINDASGLVSFQFAVLALVTGTFSFMTAGTSFVLLSLGGIALGAVMSLLKIMLMRGLRQLGIENMTSFMLMEILLPFLIFMVAEKVGVNGILAVVSGGMVHSFSYKKNNPEIAQLNLLSKNTWSVIIFSLNGLVFVLLGTQLPQIMETIWIDSGIHKSMLFVYILGITVLLLGLRFLWILFFRNFEEQPKNDFASRMKNTFLYTVAGVRGTITLVSALSLPFVLGNGNAFPERDLLIFIAAGVIITTLLLANFTLPLFAAKKDITVADHTSDIVLLRDVVNQLQAYKTDENTVEMNKVLKMYNDRIFSLMKHKEVSATEKELRRLTQEWQLENTRRLVFEREIDTGIGLSVMMRLGKRLYVQTREEKYRARVRYRQMLAHGFRSFRVVPLSFEERRKERAKLQNENNQFIIQKLNELDKNEYSPEIISLYLMNFEQARFTKGAKKDSDVEELQTTIDLASQIERETIQRYFEKGEITRKEMKVYRDNLLAIEASSQL, translated from the coding sequence ATGGAAATTTTTGAGCTGGTTTTATTAATGTTAAGTGCGGTTTTTTTATCCAATGTATTAAGTAGATTTTTGCCAAGTATAGCGGTGCCTTTAATTCAAGTATTGCTAGGAATTATATTGGCAATTCCGCTGGGGGATCATACGATGGATTTAAATCCGGAATTATTTTTACTTCTATTTATGGCTCCAATTCTTTTTAATGATGGTGCCAATACGGATAAAAAATCACTATGGAAAAACCGTAAAGCGATTTTATCTTTGTCGATTGGATTAGTATTTGTGACAGTGGGCATTTTAGGCGTATTTATTCACTACTTGATTCCGGTGATACCTTTTGCAGCAGCGTTCGCACTTGCAGCTGCACTTGCGCCAACTGATGCGGTTGCTGTAGGTGCCTTAGCAGAAAAAGTCAAAGTACCGCACAAAGTCATGCATATTTTAGAAGGCGAGTCCTTGATAAATGATGCTTCTGGACTTGTTTCGTTTCAGTTTGCTGTATTAGCGCTTGTGACTGGAACTTTCTCCTTTATGACTGCGGGGACAAGCTTTGTACTCCTTTCTCTTGGCGGAATAGCTCTCGGGGCAGTGATGAGTTTACTTAAAATCATGCTGATGCGTGGCTTGAGACAGCTAGGAATTGAAAATATGACTTCCTTTATGTTAATGGAAATATTGTTACCATTTTTAATTTTTATGGTAGCAGAAAAAGTTGGTGTTAATGGTATTTTAGCTGTTGTTAGTGGTGGGATGGTCCATTCTTTCAGCTATAAGAAAAATAACCCTGAAATTGCTCAATTGAATTTACTTTCCAAAAATACTTGGTCGGTCATTATTTTTAGTTTGAATGGCTTAGTATTCGTCTTACTTGGAACACAATTGCCGCAAATCATGGAAACAATTTGGATTGACTCGGGTATACATAAAAGCATGTTATTCGTGTATATTTTAGGAATTACAGTTTTATTACTAGGTTTGCGTTTTCTGTGGATTTTGTTTTTCCGGAATTTTGAAGAGCAACCGAAAAATGACTTTGCTAGCAGGATGAAAAATACCTTTCTTTATACGGTGGCTGGAGTTAGAGGGACGATAACGTTAGTCAGTGCGCTCTCGCTTCCATTTGTGCTAGGTAATGGAAATGCTTTTCCAGAGCGAGACTTACTAATATTTATCGCAGCCGGTGTCATTATCACCACACTTTTACTTGCCAATTTCACTTTACCACTTTTTGCTGCGAAAAAAGATATAACAGTAGCCGATCACACGTCAGATATTGTCTTGCTACGCGACGTAGTGAACCAACTTCAAGCTTACAAAACAGATGAAAATACAGTCGAAATGAATAAAGTTTTAAAAATGTATAATGATCGGATTTTTTCTTTAATGAAACACAAAGAAGTTAGTGCGACTGAAAAAGAATTACGGCGGTTGACGCAAGAATGGCAACTTGAAAATACTAGAAGGCTCGTTTTTGAAAGGGAAATTGATACTGGCATTGGCTTATCAGTAATGATGCGCTTAGGAAAACGATTGTATGTTCAAACAAGAGAAGAAAAATATAGGGCAAGAGTTCGTTATCGTCAAATGTTAGCGCATGGTTTTCGGAGTTTCCGAGTTGTTCCACTTTCTTTTGAAGAGCGCCGGAAAGAACGCGCCAAACTTCAAAATGAAAATAACCAATTCATCATTCAAAAATTAAACGAGCTAGATAAAAATGAGTATAGCCCAGAAATCATTTCTCTCTATTTAATGAATTTTGAACAAGCCCGTTTCACTAAAGGTGCTAAAAAAGATAGTGATGTAGAGGAATTACAAACGACGATTGACCTTGCTTCTCAAATTGAACGAGAGACTATTCAACGTTATTTTGAAAAAGGAGAGATTACTCGTAAAGAAATGAAAGTATATCGTGACAATTTACTGGCAATTGAAGCAAGTTCTCAGTTGTAA
- a CDS encoding HdeD family acid-resistance protein, with protein MRKIYLYFVLLLGIVMIGLGVYLMFNPSTSLKALTIFIGIILILNGINEVVSYFGERKYWSISKWIMLDGVLSIAVGAFAVFQSNIAERLFIIIFAVWILASAVLRILTAFSAKGLPGWTLLLVMGILGLIIAVISLFTNTLVAVAVGIILGMFFILQGITCLSLWRVMRKGERKA; from the coding sequence ATGAGGAAGATTTATTTATATTTTGTTTTACTTTTAGGAATAGTGATGATCGGGCTTGGAGTCTATTTAATGTTTAATCCAAGCACTTCACTAAAAGCACTAACAATTTTTATCGGGATTATTTTAATTTTAAATGGTATTAATGAAGTAGTTTCTTATTTCGGTGAGCGGAAGTATTGGAGCATTTCTAAGTGGATTATGTTAGACGGGGTATTATCTATTGCCGTTGGTGCATTTGCAGTTTTCCAGTCAAATATCGCTGAACGTCTCTTTATCATTATTTTTGCCGTTTGGATTTTAGCATCTGCAGTGTTGCGTATCTTAACAGCATTTTCTGCAAAAGGTCTTCCAGGCTGGACGTTATTACTTGTGATGGGAATTCTTGGCTTGATTATTGCCGTTATTTCCTTATTTACTAACACTTTAGTAGCAGTTGCAGTTGGCATTATCTTAGGTATGTTTTTCATACTGCAAGGAATTACTTGTTTATCGCTTTGGAGAGTTATGAGAAAAGGCGAACGAAAAGCTTAA
- a CDS encoding peptidase, which translates to MKKLILSLLLMVTAVFVVGCSSSDSGEKIASKNTTLVTQVIDKGEVGSAIIIDYKSSVTGNELSNTDFSVFAGDKSRGIKAVYASKDANVGTPAAKGNYVVIELNPADDNASTLSFDVEKFNNERANLKYTVKQNSDIKAGDKDYVETSALKVENVVSPILDEFKAGELKDGSITMPYRMYSPKASKDKKPLIVFLHGSGERGDDNELQLLGNDGPATFAGAAFQSTTPSYVLAPQVEWDEARNGWFTEGKTETVKKLIDQVIAENDDIDTSRIYLTGVSNGATGVWKMLTENPDFYAAGAPIAGYMYDKDAEFVVNGTSRYLEPNPADAEKIKNIPIWAYQAEDDQVNSVEGTKSAVKAIQDAGGEKVQMTIYPAGLVTPSPHASWEKAYNDSRLLTWMAAQVK; encoded by the coding sequence ATGAAGAAGTTAATACTTAGTTTGCTATTGATGGTTACAGCAGTATTTGTGGTAGGATGTTCGAGTTCTGATAGTGGGGAGAAAATAGCTAGTAAAAACACAACTTTAGTAACACAAGTAATTGATAAAGGTGAAGTTGGTTCGGCAATCATTATTGATTACAAAAGTTCGGTTACAGGAAATGAACTAAGCAACACAGACTTCTCTGTGTTTGCAGGCGATAAAAGTAGAGGGATTAAAGCTGTCTACGCTAGTAAAGATGCAAATGTTGGAACACCAGCAGCAAAAGGAAACTATGTTGTCATTGAATTAAACCCAGCAGATGATAATGCAAGCACGTTAAGCTTTGATGTAGAAAAATTCAATAATGAACGAGCTAATTTAAAATATACGGTGAAACAAAATAGCGATATTAAAGCAGGCGATAAAGACTATGTTGAAACAAGCGCTTTAAAAGTAGAAAATGTTGTCAGCCCAATTTTAGATGAATTTAAAGCAGGCGAACTAAAAGATGGCTCAATTACAATGCCTTACAGAATGTACTCTCCAAAAGCAAGCAAAGATAAAAAACCACTAATTGTCTTTCTTCATGGTTCCGGAGAGCGCGGCGATGACAATGAATTGCAACTTTTAGGAAATGATGGTCCAGCTACATTCGCAGGTGCAGCATTCCAATCAACTACACCAAGCTATGTTCTAGCACCACAAGTTGAATGGGATGAAGCTCGTAACGGTTGGTTCACAGAGGGAAAAACAGAAACAGTTAAAAAATTAATTGATCAAGTAATTGCAGAAAATGATGATATTGATACATCACGCATTTATCTAACAGGTGTTTCTAATGGAGCAACTGGAGTTTGGAAAATGCTAACCGAAAATCCAGACTTCTATGCGGCAGGAGCACCAATTGCAGGATACATGTATGATAAAGATGCTGAATTTGTCGTAAATGGTACTTCCAGATATTTAGAACCAAATCCAGCAGATGCAGAAAAAATCAAAAATATACCAATTTGGGCATACCAAGCAGAAGATGACCAAGTAAACAGTGTGGAAGGAACAAAATCAGCAGTAAAAGCTATTCAAGATGCTGGTGGCGAAAAAGTCCAAATGACGATTTATCCGGCTGGACTAGTTACCCCAAGCCCACATGCTTCATGGGAAAAAGCTTACAATGATTCCAGACTATTAACCTGGATGGCTGCACAAGTTAAATAA
- a CDS encoding amidohydrolase, with protein MKLWKNGQFYQMTTEGQKVSAVLTMNGQIFAVGETADLEKKYQDKIDETIDLAGKIVFPGFVDAHIHLLWYGQALERLNLNQTSTKKEALLLIAKRVNQLAADEWLFVEGYDENKWSDEQTLISLTELDEISRTNPILVRRIDYHSVSINSQLLEHITDFSDQGFDGGGEIVRNSTGEFTGVLRDNATTLAISAFPPAKDSELKAWLEIAITDLWSKGITGAHSEDLHYFTGFASTFAAFRETLGAEQLPFRAQLLIHHAELEAFSASSEKFISGDDFLELGAMKIFCDGTVGSRTALMSAGYANDSAEKGLQIHTDVAFENLVKAARKVGLPVAIHILGDLAFSSVIRCLRKNPPKEGQFDRLIHTPWLTKTLVKEANGLPVVFDIQPQFMASDLPWALDVLGETHPPLAFAWKSLLDAGFHLAGGSDAPIEVPNPFWAIHAAVTRSANTDLDGVKYWPEEALSVFEAIQLYTSGAAFASYKSDSRGQIKPGFVADFTILAEDPFQIEPAKIRNIAVEMTVVNEQIVHQKSPY; from the coding sequence ATGAAATTATGGAAAAATGGTCAATTTTATCAAATGACTACTGAAGGACAAAAGGTTTCGGCTGTATTAACCATGAACGGTCAAATTTTTGCTGTTGGGGAAACTGCCGATTTAGAAAAGAAGTATCAAGACAAAATTGACGAAACAATTGACTTGGCTGGAAAAATTGTTTTCCCAGGCTTTGTTGACGCACATATTCATTTATTATGGTACGGACAAGCGCTAGAACGGCTAAACTTAAATCAAACATCAACTAAAAAAGAAGCGTTATTACTTATTGCCAAGCGAGTGAATCAATTAGCTGCAGATGAGTGGCTATTTGTGGAAGGATATGATGAAAATAAATGGTCTGATGAGCAGACTTTAATTTCCTTAACCGAATTAGATGAAATCAGTCGGACGAATCCTATTTTAGTCAGACGAATTGATTATCATAGTGTTTCGATTAACTCTCAGCTATTAGAGCATATAACTGATTTTTCGGATCAAGGTTTTGACGGTGGTGGGGAGATTGTTCGTAATAGTACGGGAGAATTTACTGGTGTTTTAAGAGATAATGCGACTACACTTGCGATTTCTGCTTTCCCGCCGGCTAAAGATTCTGAACTGAAAGCCTGGCTAGAAATTGCGATTACAGATTTATGGTCAAAAGGAATTACAGGGGCACATTCGGAAGATCTGCACTATTTCACTGGTTTTGCATCCACATTTGCTGCTTTTCGCGAAACGTTAGGAGCAGAACAGCTACCATTTCGTGCACAATTATTAATTCACCATGCGGAACTAGAAGCGTTTTCTGCGTCCAGTGAAAAATTTATTAGTGGGGACGATTTTTTGGAGCTAGGTGCAATGAAGATTTTTTGCGATGGGACAGTAGGCTCGCGGACAGCTTTAATGAGTGCGGGATATGCCAATGATTCCGCTGAAAAAGGGTTACAAATTCATACTGATGTTGCTTTTGAAAACTTAGTCAAAGCGGCAAGAAAAGTAGGATTGCCAGTAGCAATTCATATTTTAGGAGATTTAGCATTTTCCAGTGTTATTCGTTGCTTACGGAAGAATCCACCAAAAGAAGGACAATTCGATCGACTAATTCATACACCTTGGCTTACGAAAACACTTGTGAAAGAGGCAAATGGATTACCAGTAGTATTCGATATTCAACCACAATTCATGGCAAGTGATCTTCCGTGGGCATTGGACGTTCTTGGAGAAACACATCCACCACTTGCATTTGCATGGAAATCGTTACTGGACGCGGGATTTCATTTGGCTGGTGGAAGTGATGCGCCAATTGAAGTGCCAAACCCGTTTTGGGCTATTCATGCGGCTGTTACCAGAAGTGCAAACACCGATTTAGATGGGGTCAAGTACTGGCCAGAAGAAGCGTTGAGTGTTTTTGAAGCAATTCAGTTATATACGAGCGGAGCAGCATTTGCAAGCTATAAATCAGATTCACGTGGACAAATCAAACCAGGTTTTGTTGCCGATTTCACCATTTTAGCAGAGGATCCTTTCCAAATAGAACCAGCTAAAATCCGTAATATTGCAGTTGAAATGACTGTAGTAAATGAACAAATAGTTCACCAAAAATCTCCATACTAA
- a CDS encoding pseudouridine synthase produces MRLDKLLSHTGFGSRREVKPLLKSGSVVVNGVIQKDSKSQVNPEKDQITVHGNPVIYQEFVYFMLHKPQNVVSATEDNLSETVIDLLAQEDTLTNPFPVGRLDKDTEGLLIITNDGTLAHNLLSPKKHIDKTYYAKIEGDVTATDVEAFRTGITLDDGYTCKPAHLEIMAPNEIRVTIQEGKFHQVKRMFAATGKTVIYLKRLSMGKLMLDESLGLGEYRSLTEDELALLQNK; encoded by the coding sequence ATGCGCTTAGATAAACTATTGTCTCACACGGGCTTTGGAAGTCGAAGAGAAGTAAAGCCACTTCTAAAATCGGGTTCAGTGGTTGTAAATGGTGTCATTCAAAAAGATAGCAAATCACAAGTAAACCCGGAAAAAGATCAAATTACAGTTCATGGAAATCCCGTTATCTATCAAGAATTCGTTTATTTCATGCTCCATAAACCGCAAAATGTCGTTAGCGCAACCGAGGATAACCTCTCAGAAACGGTCATTGACTTGCTGGCACAAGAAGATACGCTAACAAATCCTTTTCCAGTAGGTAGGCTAGATAAGGATACAGAAGGACTGCTAATTATTACAAACGATGGAACACTGGCGCACAATTTATTATCGCCAAAAAAACACATCGATAAAACCTATTATGCCAAAATCGAAGGCGATGTGACAGCCACAGATGTAGAAGCATTTCGTACAGGAATAACATTAGATGACGGCTATACCTGCAAACCAGCTCACTTAGAAATTATGGCACCAAACGAAATCAGAGTAACTATCCAAGAAGGCAAATTCCACCAGGTGAAAAGAATGTTTGCTGCAACTGGTAAAACAGTCATTTATTTGAAACGGCTTTCTATGGGGAAACTCATGCTAGATGAGTCACTGGGCTTAGGTGAATACCGATCATTAACTGAGGACGAGCTAGCTCTTTTACAAAATAAATAA